CATGGAGTTCTTCGACGAGGAATCCTGCGGACAATGCACGCCTTGTCGCCGCGGCAATCGCGTGCTGCTGGAAGGCATCGAGAAACTCGAACAGGGCGTGTGCACGCTGACCTACATGTCCGAGCTGAAGGCCCTGGGGGAGAGCATGCAGCTCGCCTCCAAGTGCGGACTGGGACAATCCAGCCCCAACGCCTTCCTGTCGATCGTGGAGCATTTCAAGGACGAGATCCTGGCCCGGCAGACGGCCTGAGGACCGGAGGAAGCATGAACACCGAAAGCAGAATGAATCCCGATACCAGCCGGGCGCCTGTCTCACAGAAGCCCCAGGTGATCCACCCCCACTCCAACGAGGGGGACGTGGGCGCGCTGGTGCGCGTGAACATCGACGACCAGGAGATCAAGGTGCCGCTGGGCACCACCATCCTGGAAGCGGCCAAGCGGCTGGGCATCCACATCCCCACGCTGTGTCACCACGCCGACCTGTGCAGCGCGGGCCTCTGCCGCGTCTGCGTGGTGGAGGTGGAGGGCATGCGCACGCTGCAGGCCAGCTGCGCCTACCCCATCAGCAGCCCCATGACCATCAAGACCCACACCCGCAAGGTGCGCAACGCCCGGCGGCACATCGTCGACCTGCTGCTCTCCGAACACGTGGGCGAGTGCTACACATGCTTCCGCAACAACAATTGCGAGCTGCAGTCGCTCTCCAAGGAAATGGGCGTGACCCACTTCCGCTTCGGTCAGCGCACGGAGCACCACCACAAGCCGGACAACAGCAGCTACAGCGTGGTGCGCGACATGGACAAGTGCGTGCTGTGCCGCCGCTGCGTGCGCACGTGCATCGACCTGCAGGAGGTGGGCGTGCTGGAGGCCTGCCACCGCGGCAGCGAGACGGCCATCGAGACCTTCCACGACAAGCCGCTGGGCGAGGTGGTTTGCATCAACTGCGGGCAGTGCATCAACCGCTGCCCCACCGGCGCCCTGCGCGCCAATGATCCCACCGAGCAGATCTGGCACCTGATCGACGATCCCACCAAGCACGTGGTGATCCAGACCGCCCCGGCGCCGCGCGCGGCCATCGGCGAGTGTTTCGGCTGCGCGCCGGGCACGCCGCTGACCTTCGAGATGAACACGGCCCTGCGGCTCTGCGGCTTCGACAAGGCCTTCGACACGAACTTCACAGCCGACCTGACCATCATCGAAGAGGGCACGGAGCTGCTGCTGCGCCTCCATCGGGCGCTGGTCCAGGGCGACAAGGAGGCCGCGCTGCCGCAGTTCACCAGCTGCTCGCCGGGCTGGGTCAAGTACCTCGAGCACTTCTATCCCGAGTACATCCCGAACCTCTCCAGCGCCAAGAGCCCGCAGCAGATGTTCGGCGCGGTGATCAAGACCTACTACGCCCAGCTGCACGGCATCGACCCCAAGGACATCGTCACCGTGGCCCTGATGCCCTGCAGCGCCAAGAAGTACGAATGCAACCGGCCGGAGATGGTGGACAGCGGGCACAAGGACGTGGACTTCGGCCTGACCACCCGCGAGCTGGCGCAGATGTTCCAGGAGGCGGGAATCGACCTGCCCAACCTGCCCAAGTCCGAATTCGACGATCCTTTCGGCACGGCCACGGGCTCGGGCGTGATCTTCGGCGCCACGGGCGGCGTGATGGAGGCGGCCCTGCGCACGGTGATCGAGGTGGTCTGCGGCATCCAGGTGGAGAACCTCTTCGATCACGCGGACATCATCCCCCTGCGCGGCTTCGACGGCATCCGCTACGTCGAGCTGCCCATCAAGGACGTGGGTCCGGTGATCCCGATGTTCAAGCCCCTGGTGGACAGCTGGAGCTGGCTCAAGGGCGCCACGCTGAAGGTGGCCGTGGCCCACGGCACCGCCAACGCCAAGAAGGTGATGGACGACATCAAGGCCGGCGGCCGGCTCAGCGAGTGCCACTTCATCGAGTTCATGGGTTGCCCGGGCGGCTGTATCGGCGGCGGCGGCCAACCCATCCCCACCTCCCCGGAGATCCGCGCGGCGCGCGCCAAGGCCATCTACGGCGAGGATTCGTCCTACAAGATTCGCAAGTCGCACGAGAACCCGGCCGTGCTGGAGCTCTACACCAAGTTCCTCACGGACGGTCCCTGCGGCCATCTCAGCCACAAACTGCTGCACACCCACTACCAGGCGCGCGGCCGCTTCATGGCCTGAATTTCCCGACCCGGAGTCCAGCAGGGCTCCGGGTTTTTTTGCCTGAATCACCGATCCGGATGTGGGAGTTGCCCCGCATCCTCGCAGCGCCTACGTTGCAGGCGTCAATTGGCCCGCGGGCCGGGAGCATGAACATGTCGGGGACTTCTCTGCGCATCGACGCGGAACACATCGGGAAGACGCTGCGCGAGGCCGGTCGGGCGGACGCGGCGCGGGTGCGCGAGGTGCTGGCCAAGGCCTCGGCGCACAACGGCCTGGACGACGAAGAGATGGCTGTTCTGATGGGCGTCAGCGACCCCGAACTGCTGCACGAGCTGTTCGCCACGGCGGCCCGCGTCAAGCGCGAGATCTACGGCAACCGGCTGGTGATCTTCGCGCCGCTCTACATCTCCAACCTCTGCGCCAACGACTGCGCCTACTGCGCCTTCAGCGTCGGCAACAAGGGCCTCAAGCGCCGCGCCCTGAACCAGGACGAGATCGCCCAGGAAGTGCTGCACCTGATCCGCACGGGCCACAAGCGCGTGCTGCTGGTGGCCGGCGAGGCCTACCCGCGCCAGGGCTTCCGCTACGTGCTGGACTCCATCGAGACCATCTACAAGACCAAGGAAGGTCCGGGCGAGGTGCGGCGGGTCAACGTCAACGTGGCGCCCCTGACCGTGGAGGAGTTCCGCGAGCTGGCCGGCGCGCGCCTGGGCACCTACCAGATCTTCCAGGAGACCTACCACCCCGAGACCTACCACGCCGTGCACACCCGCGGCCCCAAGGCCGACTACGACTGGCGCATCTCGGCCATGGACCGCGCCATGACGGCGGGCATCCACGACGTGGGCGTGGGCGTGTTGTTCGGGCTCTTCGACTGGCGCTGGGAGCTGCTGGCCCTGATGCAGCACGTGCGGCATCTGGAGCAGGCCTTCGGCTGCGGGCCGCACACGGTGAGCGTGCCGCGCCTGGAGCCCGCCTCGGGCTCGCGGATCAGCGAGCAGCCGCCCAAGCCGGTCAGCGACGTGGAGTTCCGCAAGCTGGTGGCCATCCTGCGGCTGGCCGTGCCGTACACGGGAATCATCATGTCCACGCGTGAGACGGCCGAGATGCGGCGCGAGTCCTTCGCTCTGGGCGTGTCACAAATCTCCGCTGGCAGCCGCACCAATCCCGGCGGCTACGAAGAGGACGAGGAGTGCGACCGCGTCTCCATCGAGGGCGACACCCAGGGCACGGACGCGCCGCGCACCCAGGATTCCATGCGCCAGCACGAGGTGGACGACGACACCGGCGCGCAGTTCAGTCTGGGCGACCACCGCGAGCTGGACGAGGTGGTGCGCGACCTGATCGCGATGAAGTACATCCCCAGCTTCTGCACGGGCTGCTACCGCTTGGGCCGCACGGGCGCGGACTTCATGGACCTGGCCAAGCCCGGCGACATCCGCGCGCACTGCGATCCCAACGCCATCTCGACCTTCCTGGAGTATCTGTTGGACTACGGCACGCCGGCGACCCGCGCGGCGGGCGAGGCGCTGATCCCCGAGCTGATCGCCGGGATGGACCCGGGACCCGCCGAGACTTCGCGCCAACTGGTGGAGAAGGTCCGCGCCGGCCGCCGGGATGTGTACTGCTGAGCCGGTGGGGGCAGTTGACCACAGAGGCACAGAGGCACAGAGCACGGACTTTGGGTAGCTCTTGACGTGGGTTGTTTGCGGCTCGTCCGAGCGTTGCTTGAGCACGAAGGCACGAAGTCTCAAAGACGATTTGTGTCACGTGAGGTGAAGCGCGCAGGACTTCGCGCCGCACGGACGATTAACTCTATCACCACAGAGGCACAGAGGCACAGAGTCATTTTTGGATTGGTTTCGTGAGGTGAAGGCCTTCAGGCCTGAACCAGAACCTGATGGTGAAGCCGTCAGGCGAACCAGCTACACGGATCCAGGAAGATCGTGCGTCGGCCGTCTGTTCGACGCCGGCCGTGAGGCCGGCTAGTTACGGCCGCTGAAGAAAGCGCGTCTTTGGCGCCACCTTTCTGCGCGCGAGCAGAAAGGTGGCAAACAAGGCAACCCGACAGATGACTGGGGTGCGGTGAACCCCCATCCCAACCTTCCCCCTGAAGGGGGAAGGGGCCGACCGAGCCACCGGGGATGACGAGTGAGGAGCAAAGTGGAGACAAGGACCGAGCAGGACTTGCTGGGGGCGCGCCAGGTGCCTGCCGAGGCCCTGTGGGGTGTTAGCGGGCTGCGCGCCCAGGAAAATTTCCCGCTGAGCGGGCGCCCCTGCCATCCCGCGCTGATCCGTGCCTACGGGCTGGTGAAGCAGGCCTGCGCCCAGGTCAACGCCGCGCTGGGCGTCTGGCGCGACGATCCCGCCAAGGAGCAGGCCATCCTCGCCGCCTGTCGCGGGCTGGCCGCCGGCCAGGATCTGGAGCAGGTGGTGGGCGACGCGCTGCAGGGCGGCGCGGGCACCAGCCTGAACATGGTCGTCAACGAGGTGCTGGCCAACCGCGCGCTGCAGGCGCTGGGCGAGCCCCTGGGCGCCTACCACCGCGTCTCACCCGGCGACGACCTGAACCGCCACCAGTCCACCAACGACACCTATCCCACCGCGTTGCGGCTGGCGGCGATCCGCGGCCTGCAAGCGCTGGAGCAGGCCGTGCTCGGGCTGCAGGAGGCCTTCCAGGACCGGGAGCGCGCCTTCGCCCACCTGGTCAAGGTGGGCCGCACCCAGCTCCAGGACGCCGTGCTCACCACCCTGGGCCGCGAGATGGGCGCCTACGCCGAGGCCCTCAGCCGCGACCGCTGGCGGATCTTCAAGGCCGTGGAGCGGCTGCGCGTGGTGAACCTGGGCGGCACGGCCATCGGCAGCGGTCTGGGCGCCCCGCGGGAATTCATCTTTCGCGCCACGGACACGCTGCGCGAGCTGAGCGGACTGCCCCTGGCCCGGGCGGACAACCTGGTGGAGGCCACCCAGAACGCCGACGTCTGGGTGGAGAGCAGCGGCTTCCTCAAGGCCCTGGCCGTGACCCTGCGCAAGTCGGCCAACGATCTGCGCCTGCTCGCCAGCGGGCCGGAGGCCGGGCTGGGCGAGCTGCGCCTGCCCGCGCTGCAGGCCGGCTCCAGCATCATGCCGGGCAAGGTCAACCCTGTCCTGCCCGAGGCTGTGATCCAGGTGAGCTGGGTGGTGGAGGGCAACGACCTGATCATCTCCCAGGCTGCCGGCGCCGGCACGCTGGAGCTGAATCCCTTCCTGCCCGTGATCGCCGATCGCCTGCTGGAGTCGCTGGATCTGCTCACAGCAGTCTGCCGGCTCTACCGGGAGCGCTGCGTGCTGGGACTGGAGGCCGACGCGGAGCGGCTGGCGGCCCAGGTGGAGGGCTCCACCGCCGCGGCCACCGCCCTGGTGCCGCGCCTGGGCTACGAGGCGGTCTGCGCGCTGGTGCTGCGCGCGCGTGCGGCCGGGCTGAGCGTGCGCGAGCAGACGATCCGCGACGGATTGTTGACGGAAGCCGAGTATCGCGCGGCCATCTCGCCCGAGGCCGTCACGCGCCTCGGCTCCTGAACGGAACACACTCACCTCGAAGAACACGAAGCAGGAAGTAGGGCGGGAAGGACAAACATGGAAGCGGCAGATGGAGGATTGATGGACGCGATGGACTTCAGCCGTTGGATGATTCTGCAAAGCGAGGTCGCCACGTCATCCGTCTTCGTGCTCTTCCGGCGGCTTCGTGCACTTCGTGGTGAAATGGGAGGTCCTGCGTGGCAACGGTAAGGAAGGGCCTGCGGCTGCACATCGGCATCTTCGGCCGGCGCAACGTGGGCAAGAGCAGCCTGCTCAACGCGCTCACCCGCCAGCAGGCGGCCATCGTCAGCGCGACCGCGGGCACGACCACGGACCCCGTGGAGAAGCCCATGGAGTTGCAGCCCCTGGGCCCCGTGCTGTTCATCGACACCGCCGGCGTGGACGACGAGGGCGCGCTGGGCGGGCAGCGCATCGCCAAGACCCGCCAGGTGCTGGAGCGCACGGACCTGGGCGTGATCGTTTGCGACCGGCCCGTCTGGGGTTCTTTCGAACAGCAGCTCCACGCCGAACTGCAGGCCCGCGGCGTGCCCGTGGTGGCCGTCTTCAACAAGACCGATCTGCTGCGTCCGGACGAGGCCGAGGTCTGTCGTCTCACGGGCCTGGGCCTGGCCGTGGTGGGCACGGCGGCCGTGCAGGCGGGCTCCGGCGCGCTGGGGCTGGGCGCGGGCATCGCCGAGCTGCGTCAGGCCCTGTTGGAGAAGGCGCCGGAGGATTGGATCAACCAGCCGCCCCTGCTGGCGGATCTGGTGCGGCCCGGCGAGCCCGTAGTGCTGGTGGTGCCCATCGACAAGGAGGCGCCGGCGGGCCGGCTGATCCTGCCCCAGCAGCAGGCCATCCGCGAGTTGCTGGACTGCGACGCCTGGGCCCTGGTGGTCAAGGAGCGCGAGCTCTCCGCGGCCCTGGCGGCCCTCAACCGCCCCCCCGCGCTGGTGATCACGGACTCCCAGGCCTTTCTCAAGGTGGCCGCGGACACGCCGCCGGGCGTGCCCATGACCTCGTTCTCCATCCTGTTCGCGCGCCGCCAGGGCGACCTGACGGAAATGGCGCGCGGCGCGGCCTGCATCGAGGGGCTGCGTCCGGGGGATCGCGTGCTGGTGGCAGAGGCCTGCGGCCACCATCCCGGCGGCGAGGACATCGGGCGGGTGAAAATCCCGCGCTGGCTGCGCCAGTACGTGGGCGGCGCGCTGGAGTTCGACCACGTGCAGGGCCACGACTTCCCGGCGGACCTCTCGCCCTGGAAACTGGTGATCCACTGCGGGGCTTGCATGTGGAACCGCCGCGAGGTGCTCAACCGCCTGCTGGCCTGCCGCCAGGCCGGCGTGCCCATGACCAACTACGGGCTGGCCATCGCCTACAGCCAGGGGATCTTCGAACGGGCCCTCAAACCCTTCCCCGCGGCCCTGGAGGCCGTGGCCGCTGCGCGAACCCGCTGAGAGCTCAACACAGAGGCACAGAGACACAGTTTGGATTTGGGCGATCCCGGCATTCGCCAGAGAAGGTCAAATGCAGGCGGCAGGACCTCAACAGGAGCGCGACGTGGAATTCGATTTGTCTCACGACGGCATCGTCCGCTGGCTGCGGGAAGTTGATGACGCGCGGCTGGAGGAGCTGTTCGCCGCCGCGGACGCCGTTCGCGCCGCCCACGTCGGGGACGAGGTCCACCGCCGCGGACTGATCGAAATCAGCAACCACTGCCTGCGGCGCTGCGCCTACTGCGGCATCCGCTCCGCCAACCGCGAGGTCGTGCGCTACCGCATGGAGCCGGACGAGATCGTGGCCTGCGCGCGCCAGGCGCGGGACTTCGGCTACGGCACCGTGGTGCTGCAATCCGGCGAGGATCGCGCCCACAGCACCGAGTGGGTGGCGGAGCTGGTGCGGCGCATCGCCGGCGAGACGGGCCTGGCCATCACCCTCAGCCTGGGGGAGCGGCCCCTGGCGGACTACGCGGCCTGGCGGCGCGCCGGCGCGGCCCGCTACCTGCTGCGCTTCGAGACCACCGACCCCGTCCTCTTCGAGCGCATCCACCCGGGCTATCCCGGCCGCGAACCCCGCCTGGCGATCCTTCGGCATCTGCGCGAGCTGGGCTACGAAGTCGGCAGCGGCGTGATGATCGGCATCCCGGGGCAGTCCTGGGACAGCCTGGCCCGCGACCTGGAACTCTTCCGCGAATTGGACCTGGACATGATCGGCGTGGGGCCCTACATCCCGCACCCGGCCACGCCGCTGGGCACGGACGGCCACCCGGACTTTCCCGACGCCCCGGACGGCCAGCAGGTGCCCAACAGCGAGGCCCAGACCTACAAGGTGCTGGCCTTGACGCGGCTGGTGCGGCCCGACGCCAACATCCCCAGCACCACGGCCCTGGCCACGCTCAACACGGAGCAGGGCCGCGAACTGGGCCTGCAACGCGGCGCCAACATCGTCATGCCCAATCTGACGCCGCCCGCCTATCGCGCGCTCTACGAGATCTACCCGGGCAAGGCCTGCATTTCGGAAACCGCCGCCCAGTGCGCGCTCTGCCTGGACGGGCGGATCCACGCCATCGGCCGCGTGCCGGGGACCGGCCCGGGCTGGCGGCCGGGGCACGAGCCGGGCAGGACCCGGAGCTAGCGGCTACACGCTTCGCCAAGACCGGAGGACCCATGCACACATCCCGTTGGTGGCGCCTTCTCGTCTGGTCGGGCACGGGCCTGAGCGTCGTGGGCAGCCTGGATCCGCTCGAAGGTTCTTTGTTGATCCTGCCGGGCATCGGTTTGGCGGCCCTGGGCGCCTGGCTGGCGCGCGGACCCTTCCGCCTCTGGCTGCCCGCGGCCTTCCTGTCCACGGCGCTGGGCGTGGGCCTGCTTTGGTACATCAGCTCGCTGGGCGGCGTGGGGGGCGACCACGGCCTCAGCCTCTGGTGGGCCCTGCTGCTTTTGCCCTATCCCATCGGCTGGTTGGGCGGACTGGTCCTCTCCCTGCTGTGGCTGCGCCAATCCTTGCAGCGCAAGCCAACATGACGACCGGCTCACAGGAACTCGTCATTCGCCCGCTACAGATCGGCGAGGAGCCACACTGGCTGTCCTGCGCGCCGCCACCCAAGGACCTTGACGCCGAGCGCTCCGCCCTGCGCGCGAGTCTCGCCGCCGCCACTGAAGATCCTGCCTGCCGCCTGCTGGCCTGGGAGGAAGGGCGCTGCGTGGGGCGCCTGCGCCTGCAACTCCCCCACAGCGGCTTGTGTCTGCTGCTGGGCCTGGCCGTTCCGCAGGCCAGTCAGCGTGAACGGGTGGGCCGCGCGTTGATCCGTTACACTTGCGATCAACACGCGGCGCACGAGGTGCAGGGCCTGTGCTGGGAGCGGCCGGAGGAACAGGATCTACTGGACCTGCTGCTGGCGGAGGGCTTCCAGGTCCACGAACGCAAGCTCTACGTGGAGCGCGACCTCGTCGGTTTCCAACCCGCCGAACCCGATCCCTTCGACTATCTCACTCTGCGGGACGCCGGCGAGCCGGCCTTCGTCGAGGTGCTGGCCGGCCTGGAACCGGGCTCGCCCAGCCCGGATGGCCTCGCCCAAGCCCGAAGTGGGTTCCAGGAGTTGCTTGAGCTGGCCGGGTCCGCGCTGGACCGGGATGCCTGGCACGTAGTGCGTCACCGGGGCGACGTCGTGGGGCTGGTGCTGCCCCAGTTGTTTCCGGATTCGCCGCACGAGGGCACCCTGTATTGGATCGGCCTGTTGCCGAACTGGCGGGGGCGTGGGTGGGGCCGGATCCTCCATGCGCGCGGGTTGCGTCACTTGAGCGAACGTGGCGCCCGCCGCTACATCGGGTCCACGCCCGTGGAGAATCTCCCCATGCGCCGGGTGTTCGCCGCCAATGGCTGCACCGA
This genomic interval from Candidatus Delongbacteria bacterium contains the following:
- a CDS encoding NADH-dependent [FeFe] hydrogenase, group A6, producing MNTESRMNPDTSRAPVSQKPQVIHPHSNEGDVGALVRVNIDDQEIKVPLGTTILEAAKRLGIHIPTLCHHADLCSAGLCRVCVVEVEGMRTLQASCAYPISSPMTIKTHTRKVRNARRHIVDLLLSEHVGECYTCFRNNNCELQSLSKEMGVTHFRFGQRTEHHHKPDNSSYSVVRDMDKCVLCRRCVRTCIDLQEVGVLEACHRGSETAIETFHDKPLGEVVCINCGQCINRCPTGALRANDPTEQIWHLIDDPTKHVVIQTAPAPRAAIGECFGCAPGTPLTFEMNTALRLCGFDKAFDTNFTADLTIIEEGTELLLRLHRALVQGDKEAALPQFTSCSPGWVKYLEHFYPEYIPNLSSAKSPQQMFGAVIKTYYAQLHGIDPKDIVTVALMPCSAKKYECNRPEMVDSGHKDVDFGLTTRELAQMFQEAGIDLPNLPKSEFDDPFGTATGSGVIFGATGGVMEAALRTVIEVVCGIQVENLFDHADIIPLRGFDGIRYVELPIKDVGPVIPMFKPLVDSWSWLKGATLKVAVAHGTANAKKVMDDIKAGGRLSECHFIEFMGCPGGCIGGGGQPIPTSPEIRAARAKAIYGEDSSYKIRKSHENPAVLELYTKFLTDGPCGHLSHKLLHTHYQARGRFMA
- the hydG gene encoding [FeFe] hydrogenase H-cluster radical SAM maturase HydG produces the protein MSGTSLRIDAEHIGKTLREAGRADAARVREVLAKASAHNGLDDEEMAVLMGVSDPELLHELFATAARVKREIYGNRLVIFAPLYISNLCANDCAYCAFSVGNKGLKRRALNQDEIAQEVLHLIRTGHKRVLLVAGEAYPRQGFRYVLDSIETIYKTKEGPGEVRRVNVNVAPLTVEEFRELAGARLGTYQIFQETYHPETYHAVHTRGPKADYDWRISAMDRAMTAGIHDVGVGVLFGLFDWRWELLALMQHVRHLEQAFGCGPHTVSVPRLEPASGSRISEQPPKPVSDVEFRKLVAILRLAVPYTGIIMSTRETAEMRRESFALGVSQISAGSRTNPGGYEEDEECDRVSIEGDTQGTDAPRTQDSMRQHEVDDDTGAQFSLGDHRELDEVVRDLIAMKYIPSFCTGCYRLGRTGADFMDLAKPGDIRAHCDPNAISTFLEYLLDYGTPATRAAGEALIPELIAGMDPGPAETSRQLVEKVRAGRRDVYC
- a CDS encoding aspartate ammonia-lyase; translated protein: METRTEQDLLGARQVPAEALWGVSGLRAQENFPLSGRPCHPALIRAYGLVKQACAQVNAALGVWRDDPAKEQAILAACRGLAAGQDLEQVVGDALQGGAGTSLNMVVNEVLANRALQALGEPLGAYHRVSPGDDLNRHQSTNDTYPTALRLAAIRGLQALEQAVLGLQEAFQDRERAFAHLVKVGRTQLQDAVLTTLGREMGAYAEALSRDRWRIFKAVERLRVVNLGGTAIGSGLGAPREFIFRATDTLRELSGLPLARADNLVEATQNADVWVESSGFLKALAVTLRKSANDLRLLASGPEAGLGELRLPALQAGSSIMPGKVNPVLPEAVIQVSWVVEGNDLIISQAAGAGTLELNPFLPVIADRLLESLDLLTAVCRLYRERCVLGLEADAERLAAQVEGSTAAATALVPRLGYEAVCALVLRARAAGLSVREQTIRDGLLTEAEYRAAISPEAVTRLGS
- the hydF gene encoding [FeFe] hydrogenase H-cluster maturation GTPase HydF, which codes for MATVRKGLRLHIGIFGRRNVGKSSLLNALTRQQAAIVSATAGTTTDPVEKPMELQPLGPVLFIDTAGVDDEGALGGQRIAKTRQVLERTDLGVIVCDRPVWGSFEQQLHAELQARGVPVVAVFNKTDLLRPDEAEVCRLTGLGLAVVGTAAVQAGSGALGLGAGIAELRQALLEKAPEDWINQPPLLADLVRPGEPVVLVVPIDKEAPAGRLILPQQQAIRELLDCDAWALVVKERELSAALAALNRPPALVITDSQAFLKVAADTPPGVPMTSFSILFARRQGDLTEMARGAACIEGLRPGDRVLVAEACGHHPGGEDIGRVKIPRWLRQYVGGALEFDHVQGHDFPADLSPWKLVIHCGACMWNRREVLNRLLACRQAGVPMTNYGLAIAYSQGIFERALKPFPAALEAVAAARTR
- the hydE gene encoding [FeFe] hydrogenase H-cluster radical SAM maturase HydE; the encoded protein is MEFDLSHDGIVRWLREVDDARLEELFAAADAVRAAHVGDEVHRRGLIEISNHCLRRCAYCGIRSANREVVRYRMEPDEIVACARQARDFGYGTVVLQSGEDRAHSTEWVAELVRRIAGETGLAITLSLGERPLADYAAWRRAGAARYLLRFETTDPVLFERIHPGYPGREPRLAILRHLRELGYEVGSGVMIGIPGQSWDSLARDLELFRELDLDMIGVGPYIPHPATPLGTDGHPDFPDAPDGQQVPNSEAQTYKVLALTRLVRPDANIPSTTALATLNTEQGRELGLQRGANIVMPNLTPPAYRALYEIYPGKACISETAAQCALCLDGRIHAIGRVPGTGPGWRPGHEPGRTRS
- a CDS encoding GNAT family N-acetyltransferase; the encoded protein is MTTGSQELVIRPLQIGEEPHWLSCAPPPKDLDAERSALRASLAAATEDPACRLLAWEEGRCVGRLRLQLPHSGLCLLLGLAVPQASQRERVGRALIRYTCDQHAAHEVQGLCWERPEEQDLLDLLLAEGFQVHERKLYVERDLVGFQPAEPDPFDYLTLRDAGEPAFVEVLAGLEPGSPSPDGLAQARSGFQELLELAGSALDRDAWHVVRHRGDVVGLVLPQLFPDSPHEGTLYWIGLLPNWRGRGWGRILHARGLRHLSERGARRYIGSTPVENLPMRRVFAANGCTELGVRVLLRNRPPETCSG